A region of Haliotis asinina isolate JCU_RB_2024 chromosome 7, JCU_Hal_asi_v2, whole genome shotgun sequence DNA encodes the following proteins:
- the LOC137290856 gene encoding 2'-5'-oligoadenylate synthase 3-like, with amino-acid sequence MAAAGTSLIKGINSGESLLKFIDRAVRPDAGYIAKCQELVGKFAKFLETKNGPLNVKNVVTTGPLVTGTAVRGKADVDVIIFLNGYSDVRDLSRDISNVLRHLKTFIETDVTWTKSLAFKAMTPQSVQFLLNVDDCDFEHTVELLPAVDISKTMSQSTIYEEMKDKADIRRFYSASLAAYNFRFFQQVPAKVKDLIRLVKYWQRVEDVPIGSCFIETLVMAVWREDHKPQNFDMNEYLRQVMQRLSQIKTLAIVFEDNYNHRLYRNDLKAPYLLDPFNPYKNTAPSIGDIHIVKKKADVLLGSLA; translated from the exons ATGGCAGCAGCCGGAACCTCGCTTATCAAGGGCATCAACTCCGGCGAATCTCTACTTAAGTTCATCGACAGAGCTGTCCGGCCTGATGCTGGGTACATTGCCAAATGTCAGGAACTTGTTGGGAAGTTTGCCAAATTTCTGGAGACCAAAAACGGACCCCTGAATGTAAAGAACGTAGTAACG ACCGGGCCTCTCGTGACGGGCACGGCAGTCAGGGGAAAGGCCGACGTCGACGTCATCATATTCCTCAACGGCTACAGCGACGTCAGGGATCTCAGTAGAGACATCAGCAACGTTCTACGACATCTAAAGACCTTTATCGAAACAGACGTCACCTGGACCAAGAGCCTTGCGTTTAAGGCGATGACACCACAATCTGTGCAGTTTCTTCTCAACGTGGATGACTGCGACTTCGAGCATACAGTCGAACTACTCCCGGCTGTGGATATCTCTAAAACAA TGTCGCAGAGCACCATCTACGAGGAGATGAAGGACAAGGCAGACATTCGGAGGTTCTACAGTGCCAGTCTCGCCGCCTATAATTTCCGCTTCTTCCAACAGGTGCCCGCCAAAGTAAAAGATCTCATCAGACTCGTCAAATACTGGCAAAGG GTGGAGGACGTGCCTATTGGTAGCTGTTTCATCGAGACACTGGTGATGGCAGTCTGGCGGGAAGACCACAAACCTCAAAACTTTGATATGAACGAGTACTTACGACAGGTGATGCAGCGTTTGTCACAAATCAAGACTCTTGCCATCGTCTTCGAAGACAACTACAATCACCGCTTGTACAGAAACGACCT AAAGGCTCCATACCTGCTCGACCCGTTTAACCCCTACAAGAATACGGCGCCCTCTATCGGCGACATTCACATTGTGAAGAAGAAAGCGGACGTCCTCCTAGGAAGCCTTGCATGA